The Gracilibacillus caseinilyticus genome segment GAGTTGGAAGCAGGTAATTTGAAGACACAAATTTCGATTCCTCCAGAGATGGATGGCCCTGGAATTGGGACCAATCCAGATGAAATGCTGCTTGGCGCGGCTTCTACATGCTATATTATTACATTGGCCGCAATGATCGAACGAGCTCACCTTCCGCTGGACTATTTACATTTAGATTCAGTCGGAGATGTTGACGTTACGAACGGCGTTTTTACCTATAAAAGAATCACGCACCGTCCAGTGGTCAGATTAAAAAAAGAAGCAACAGCAGACCAACTGGTTCAATTAGAAAAAATCGTAACAGACGCTGAGGCATCCTGCATGATATCACGTGCTATCAAAGGCAATGTCGATGTCGTATTAGAAGAAGACATATCGATTACATGATAAGTCATAACAAAAAAGAGCCGAACATAACACGAATGGACGAAAAAATTCGAGTTGTGTTTGGCTTTTTCTTTGTCATAAAGAATAAAAGTGTAGGTTCTTATAATACGGATTATGTAAATTAACAACTGGCTTAGTGGTCATTTTGAAATGATTCATGTGCTAGGACATCGCTCCGGGGCCAACCACTTCCATCGGGAGTCTACGTGGTTGGCCTGCGCTAAAGTATTGATTCTACAACTAATGTAAGAGTTTTAGCTTTTAGATTGTTATCCAGAAGTAACAATCAATGATAGCATTGGAAATTGCAAATACACAATGTTTAGCACTGCCGCTATTAATTGTGACTAACGTTGTAGCACTTCCTTAAGCGAAGACTCCGCATGCGTCAGTACGAGTACGATCTGAAGATCCACTTTGTCTGCAACTGTGGCTGCTAGTATCCCTTCGAAGTAAGTTTCCTCGGCACAAGGCAACAAAGAAGTTGTTCAAATTTTAGCCTAGCTGAAGCCGTACCCAACAGGACGCGGAGTATATTTCCGGAGATTTGCTAGCATATATAACATATCAAAATTACCACATTGACACACAAGATCCACTTTACATAATCCGTATTATAGGCAGCTTAAATATTTTTAAGTTAGTTAGGACCGGGCGGGTTAAGACCGGCTTTTCTTTACCAAGTTATCATTCCCAATTTGTTTTATATTTCAATTGATTAACATCATTAAGTTGACAGTTGCGTAAAATGATAGTAATATATCATAGTATTTTAATCGGAATTATATTATTTGAGGAGGAAATAAGTATGGATACGTTTTTGATTATTATTAATATTGCAATTATGTTAGTATTCATTGGTGTTTTAATCGGTATGCAGCGAAAATACGTATCGTTTAGTAAACGTGTATTCACTGGTTTAGGTTTAGGTATTCTGCTAGGGGCATTTTTACAAATTGTCTATTCAGCAGATTCTGAGATTGTTAGTTCCACAACAGATTGGTACAATATCGTAGGTAGAGGATACGTCCGTTTATTAATGGTTATCGTTATTCCATTAGTCATGGTGTCGATCATCCAATCGATCATTAATTTAGAGAAATCATCAGAATTAGGGAAAATGTCCGCATGGATTATTGGGATTTTAGTTACGACAGCTATGATTGCTGCTGTAGTTGGTATTACCAGCTCTACTATTTTTAATTTAAATGCTGATCAAATTGAAATGGGGCAGGCGGAAGAAGAGCGTGGTCTGGCACTTGAAGAAAGACTTGGCTCTTTAGAAGGCATGACGACTCCGCAAAAAATATTAGAATTTATCCCATCGAATATTTTTTTGGATATGACAGGTGAGAGAGCAACATCTGTTATTGCTGTCGTGATCTTCTCGATTTTAGTTGGGATTGCCGTACTAGGAGTAAGAAGAAAACAGCCGGAACAAGCAACGAAATTCGTAGAAATGGTTAACGCAATTTATGCCGTAGTGATGCGGATGGTGACGATCATTTTACGACTTGCACCATTCGGTATCATGGGCTTAATGGCGAATACGGTAGCACAAACGAATGTAGCCGGTATTATTGAGCTAGGAAAATTCGTAGGTGCGTCCTATGTCGCTTTATTGATCATGTTCGTCATCCATTTAATTCTACTAGCAGTATTCGGTCTGAATCCGTTCCTGTATATACGTAAAGTATTACCTGTATTGAGTTTTGCCTTTACGTCACGATCCAGTGCCGGAACGATTCCATTAACCATTCAAGTACAGAAAGAAAGCCTTGGTGTGCACAGTGGTACTGCGAATATGGCAGCATCATTCGGTGCAACGATTGGTCAAAATGGCTGTGCGGGTATTTACCCAGCAATGCTGGCAGTGATGATCGCTCCATCACAAGGCATCGATCCATTATCACCAAGTTTTCTAATTCCCTTGGTACTAATTATTGGCATCAGTTCATTTGGTGTCGCTGGTGTAGGTGGCGGTGCGACATTCGCAGCATTAATCGTACTTTCCTCAATGAACTTACCAGTAGCATTAGCCGGGTTACTGATAACTGTCGAACCGTTAATTGATATGGGGCGTACAGCATTGAACGTAAACGACTCAATTGTATCAGGTACGCTTACTTCAAAAATTATGAAAAAGTTAAACATTACTAAATATAACGACAAAGAAGCAGTGAACAAAGATATTGCGTTGTAAAATAAAAATAAAGAAATCCCCAAGTCTTTAATTGACTTGGGGATTTTGTTTATACGGTAGAAAAGTATAAAATTTTAGCAATGAAGATGCACGACGCAGTGAAAATTTAGAATGTACCAA includes the following:
- a CDS encoding OsmC family protein, whose product is MALHHFYLEASWPGGRNEVGELEAGNLKTQISIPPEMDGPGIGTNPDEMLLGAASTCYIITLAAMIERAHLPLDYLHLDSVGDVDVTNGVFTYKRITHRPVVRLKKEATADQLVQLEKIVTDAEASCMISRAIKGNVDVVLEEDISIT
- a CDS encoding L-cystine transporter, with the translated sequence MDTFLIIINIAIMLVFIGVLIGMQRKYVSFSKRVFTGLGLGILLGAFLQIVYSADSEIVSSTTDWYNIVGRGYVRLLMVIVIPLVMVSIIQSIINLEKSSELGKMSAWIIGILVTTAMIAAVVGITSSTIFNLNADQIEMGQAEEERGLALEERLGSLEGMTTPQKILEFIPSNIFLDMTGERATSVIAVVIFSILVGIAVLGVRRKQPEQATKFVEMVNAIYAVVMRMVTIILRLAPFGIMGLMANTVAQTNVAGIIELGKFVGASYVALLIMFVIHLILLAVFGLNPFLYIRKVLPVLSFAFTSRSSAGTIPLTIQVQKESLGVHSGTANMAASFGATIGQNGCAGIYPAMLAVMIAPSQGIDPLSPSFLIPLVLIIGISSFGVAGVGGGATFAALIVLSSMNLPVALAGLLITVEPLIDMGRTALNVNDSIVSGTLTSKIMKKLNITKYNDKEAVNKDIAL